The following coding sequences lie in one Musa acuminata AAA Group cultivar baxijiao chromosome BXJ1-8, Cavendish_Baxijiao_AAA, whole genome shotgun sequence genomic window:
- the LOC135587761 gene encoding large ribosomal subunit protein uL24y-like has protein sequence MKYNPRVSSSRRKSRKAHFTAPSSVRRVLMSAPLSADLRNKYNVRSVPVRKDDEVQVVRGTFKGREGKVVQVYRRKWVIHVERITREKVNGATVNVGINPSKVVITKLKLDKDRKALLDRKARGRAADKAKGKFSAEEVAAAVAGAPSLQEID, from the coding sequence ATGAAGTACAACCCGCGCGTGTCGAGTTCCCGGAGGAAGTCCCGGAAGGCGCACTTCACTGCCCCGTCGAGCGTCCGGCGGGTGCTGATGAGCGCTCCGCTCTCAGCGGACCTCCGCAACAAGTACAATGTGCGGTCGGTTCCCGTGCGCAAGGACGACGAGGTGCAGGTGGTGCGGGGCACCTTCAAGGGCCGTGAGGGCAAGGTCGTGCAGGTATACCGCCGGAAGTGGGTCATCCACGTCGAGCGCATCACCCGCGAGAAGGTGAATGGCGCCACCGTCAACGTCGGCATCAACCCCTCCAAGGTCGTCATAACGAAGCTAAAGCTGGACAAGGACCGCAAGGCCCTCCTCGACCGCAAAGCCCGCGGCCGGGCCGCCGACAAGGCCAAAGGCAAGTTCTCGGCCGAGGAGGTCGCCGCCGCCGTTGCCGGTGCGCCCTCTCTCCAGGAGATCGATTGA